In a single window of the Pirellulales bacterium genome:
- the rsmA gene encoding 16S rRNA (adenine(1518)-N(6)/adenine(1519)-N(6))-dimethyltransferase RsmA, whose translation MTSRRQTVSYLKQRFAEVGMTLQARHGQNFLIDLNLLGLLAEKANVGPNDVVLEVGTGTGALTEMIARHAAAVVTVEIDPRLHQLAYEELIDFDNVIMLQQDALANKNTLDPLVLEALNAKLAEAHQRQFKLVANLPFSVATPVISNLLDLDRPPVEMTITIQKELAERIVAKPSTKDYGALSIWVQSQCQAELVRLIPPQAFWPRPKVTSAIVQIRLDPELRGRIDDRAFFHSFARGLFRHRRKFLRSVLPSVYKGRLEKSDVDALLARHDLATSTRAEELDVATVLRLAEAVHQLLARDATRP comes from the coding sequence GTGACGTCTCGTCGGCAAACCGTTTCGTATCTCAAGCAGCGCTTCGCCGAAGTGGGCATGACGTTGCAAGCGCGCCACGGGCAAAACTTTCTTATCGACCTGAATCTACTTGGCCTGCTGGCCGAGAAAGCGAACGTCGGGCCGAACGATGTCGTGCTCGAAGTCGGCACCGGCACCGGCGCGCTCACGGAAATGATCGCGCGGCACGCCGCCGCGGTCGTCACGGTAGAAATCGATCCGCGGCTGCATCAGTTGGCTTACGAGGAATTGATCGACTTCGACAACGTGATCATGCTCCAGCAAGATGCGCTTGCGAACAAGAATACCCTCGATCCGCTGGTGCTCGAGGCATTGAATGCGAAGCTGGCGGAAGCGCACCAGCGGCAATTCAAGCTGGTGGCGAACCTGCCATTCAGCGTCGCCACGCCGGTGATTTCTAATTTACTCGACCTCGATCGGCCGCCGGTCGAGATGACCATCACAATCCAAAAGGAGCTGGCCGAGCGGATCGTCGCCAAGCCCTCGACGAAGGATTACGGGGCGCTGAGCATCTGGGTCCAGAGCCAATGCCAAGCCGAACTGGTGCGGTTGATTCCGCCACAGGCCTTCTGGCCGCGACCGAAAGTCACCTCCGCGATCGTGCAAATTCGGTTGGATCCGGAGCTGCGCGGGAGGATCGACGATCGAGCCTTCTTTCACTCATTCGCGCGCGGGCTGTTTCGGCATCGGCGAAAGTTTTTGCGGAGTGTGTTGCCGAGCGTCTATAAAGGGCGGCTGGAAAAATCGGACGTCGATGCCCTGCTCGCTCGGCACGATCTTGCGACCTCGACTCGCGCCGAAGAGCTTGATGTTGCGACGGTCCTCCGGTTGGCGGAAGCCGTGCACCAGCTTTTGGCACGCGACGCGACTCGCCCTTAA
- a CDS encoding aminotransferase class I/II-fold pyridoxal phosphate-dependent enzyme encodes MGTGFLRDKDVHLDHLPGSFFGPSNLVDLLRHRAAHQAHDWAFSYLVDGESEEIHWTYEDLDRRARAIGAWLQTQSLVGERALLLYPAGLDFVAAFFGCLYAGVVAVPAYPPRQNRSLSRVQVIADDAEAKVALTTQAVLERVQPLLDQTPNLKTLRWRATDEMDKGLEHDWQHPDVYGDTLAFLQYTSGSTGTPKGVVLNHANLMHNSALIAYAFEHTRSDRGMFWLPSYHDMGLVGGILQPLYIGQWDLLMSPVAFLQKPFRWLQAISRYKATISGGPNFAFDLCVRKITPEQKETLDLSNWCLAFNGAEPVREETIDAFVEAFAPCGFRREAFYPCYGMAEATLIVSGGFKAAPPVIRTFDAESLENNQVVDALPDEEGARALVGCGGTLLDQQILIVNPHTLTRCAPDEVGEIWVAGPSVAQGYWRRPDETAHTFHAHLSDGAGPYLRTGDLGFMQDGELFVTGRLKDLIIIRGLNHYPQDIEATAQRSHENLRHAAGAAFTVEIDGRERLVIVNELERGRQRDVEALDEVYASVRRLVAAEHELPVEAIALIKAGRIPKTSSGKIQRHACRSGFIDGTLEVLDQWRAWDAADKSAAERRKDRRAARPGAGREAHAGANGQSAGVVGRDRREKADREAADSVSTAKIVFEEVRRIAKERATDLTLDTNIVELGLDSLERMEIIAALEDTFGGRFPEQVLPQMETCREVVEAVEAYLGKTPKKRSARTSAEGIPPENYRFELYPEYLALRQTMQAIQSTGLANPYFRPHERVTNDTTQIAGRELINFSSYNYLGMSGDPVISAAAKEAIDRYGTSVSASRLVSGEKVVHRELERAIAGFVGTQDAIVYVGGHSTNETTIGHLFGPGDLVLHDALAHNSIVQGCLLSGARRRPFPHNDWQALDQLLTELRSEYRRVLVAIEGVYSMDGDYPDLPRFIEVKRRHKTFLMVDEAHSAGVMGPHGRGIGEHFEVDPADVDLWMGTLSKAFGSCGGYIAGNKPLIEYLKYTSPGFVYSVGISPSNAAAALASLRLLEEEPERVARLAENSRLFLTLAQEQGLNTGMSKDSAVVPVILGNSLHSLQLSQELFARGINVQPILYPAVEESAARLRFFITALHTEQQIRETVAAVAEELAKIDPAYLRQPRATAANGQRSAGSATRRP; translated from the coding sequence TTGGGCACCGGTTTTCTGAGGGACAAAGACGTGCATCTCGACCATTTACCCGGTTCGTTTTTTGGCCCGTCCAATTTGGTTGACCTGCTGCGGCATCGCGCCGCCCATCAGGCGCACGATTGGGCCTTCAGCTACCTCGTCGACGGCGAATCGGAAGAAATCCACTGGACCTACGAAGACCTGGACCGGCGGGCTCGAGCCATCGGGGCCTGGCTGCAAACGCAATCGTTGGTCGGGGAACGGGCGCTGCTTCTTTATCCGGCCGGATTGGACTTTGTCGCGGCGTTCTTCGGCTGCTTGTATGCGGGTGTTGTCGCGGTGCCGGCATATCCACCGCGGCAGAACCGTTCGCTCTCGAGAGTGCAAGTGATTGCCGACGATGCTGAGGCCAAAGTCGCCCTCACCACGCAGGCCGTTCTCGAACGGGTCCAGCCGTTGTTGGATCAAACACCGAACCTCAAGACGCTGCGTTGGCGGGCCACCGATGAAATGGACAAGGGGCTGGAGCACGACTGGCAGCATCCGGACGTCTACGGCGACACTCTCGCCTTCCTGCAATACACTTCCGGCTCGACGGGCACACCCAAAGGGGTCGTGCTCAATCACGCCAACCTGATGCACAACTCGGCCTTGATCGCCTATGCGTTCGAGCACACTCGGTCGGATCGCGGGATGTTCTGGCTCCCCAGCTATCACGACATGGGCCTGGTCGGCGGCATTTTGCAGCCGCTTTACATCGGCCAATGGGATCTGCTGATGTCGCCGGTCGCGTTTTTGCAGAAGCCGTTTCGTTGGCTCCAGGCGATTTCGCGATACAAGGCGACCATCAGCGGCGGGCCGAATTTCGCCTTCGATCTCTGCGTCCGCAAGATTACACCCGAGCAAAAGGAAACGCTCGACCTTTCGAACTGGTGCCTCGCTTTCAACGGGGCCGAACCGGTGCGCGAGGAGACGATCGACGCCTTCGTCGAGGCATTTGCTCCCTGCGGTTTCCGGCGCGAGGCGTTTTACCCGTGCTACGGCATGGCCGAGGCGACTTTGATCGTCTCCGGCGGATTCAAGGCCGCCCCGCCGGTGATTCGCACGTTCGATGCCGAATCGCTCGAGAACAATCAAGTCGTCGATGCGCTGCCGGATGAAGAAGGCGCGCGGGCTTTGGTCGGCTGCGGCGGCACGCTCTTGGATCAGCAGATTCTGATCGTCAATCCCCATACGCTCACGCGTTGCGCTCCGGACGAAGTCGGTGAGATTTGGGTCGCTGGGCCGAGCGTGGCGCAAGGATATTGGAGGCGGCCCGACGAAACGGCCCACACCTTCCATGCCCACTTGAGCGACGGCGCCGGGCCGTATCTCCGTACCGGCGATTTGGGCTTCATGCAAGATGGGGAGTTGTTCGTCACCGGCCGGCTAAAGGACCTGATCATTATTCGCGGGTTGAACCATTACCCGCAGGACATCGAAGCGACCGCCCAGCGGAGCCACGAGAATCTGCGTCACGCGGCGGGCGCCGCGTTTACCGTCGAGATCGATGGCCGCGAGCGGCTGGTGATCGTCAACGAATTGGAGCGCGGCCGGCAGCGCGACGTCGAGGCGCTCGACGAGGTTTATGCGAGCGTTCGCCGTCTGGTGGCCGCCGAGCACGAACTGCCCGTCGAGGCGATCGCGCTGATCAAGGCCGGCAGAATCCCCAAGACCTCCAGTGGGAAGATTCAACGGCACGCTTGCCGCAGCGGGTTCATCGACGGCACGCTGGAAGTCCTCGATCAGTGGCGCGCTTGGGACGCGGCCGACAAATCCGCCGCCGAGCGGCGCAAGGACAGGCGAGCCGCCCGGCCCGGCGCCGGACGCGAGGCCCATGCCGGCGCCAACGGCCAATCCGCCGGCGTCGTCGGCCGCGATCGCCGCGAAAAGGCAGACCGCGAAGCGGCTGATTCGGTGTCCACGGCGAAAATCGTCTTCGAAGAGGTTCGGCGGATCGCAAAGGAGCGGGCCACCGATCTGACTCTCGACACTAATATCGTCGAACTCGGGCTAGATTCTCTCGAGCGGATGGAGATCATCGCGGCGCTCGAAGACACGTTCGGCGGCCGATTCCCCGAGCAAGTCCTACCGCAAATGGAGACTTGTCGCGAGGTGGTCGAGGCCGTCGAAGCTTATCTCGGCAAGACGCCGAAGAAACGTTCCGCGCGGACTTCGGCCGAAGGCATTCCTCCGGAAAACTATCGCTTCGAGTTGTATCCGGAATACCTGGCGCTGCGTCAAACGATGCAGGCGATCCAGAGCACCGGGCTGGCGAATCCATATTTCCGGCCGCATGAGCGCGTGACCAACGACACGACGCAAATCGCCGGCCGCGAATTGATCAACTTCTCGAGCTACAACTACCTCGGCATGTCGGGCGATCCGGTGATCTCGGCGGCCGCGAAAGAGGCCATCGATCGCTACGGCACGAGCGTTTCCGCCAGCCGGCTTGTCTCCGGCGAAAAGGTCGTGCACCGTGAACTGGAGCGGGCCATCGCCGGCTTCGTCGGCACCCAGGATGCCATCGTGTATGTCGGCGGCCATTCGACGAATGAAACTACGATCGGCCATCTTTTTGGACCGGGCGACTTGGTCCTGCATGACGCCTTGGCCCACAACAGCATCGTCCAGGGCTGCCTCCTGAGCGGCGCGCGGCGGCGGCCGTTCCCGCATAACGATTGGCAAGCCCTCGATCAGCTTCTCACCGAGCTGCGCAGCGAGTATCGGCGCGTGCTCGTGGCGATCGAAGGTGTTTACAGCATGGACGGCGACTATCCCGATCTGCCCCGATTCATCGAAGTCAAGCGGCGGCACAAAACCTTCTTGATGGTCGATGAGGCGCATTCGGCCGGCGTGATGGGACCGCACGGCCGCGGGATCGGCGAGCACTTCGAAGTCGATCCGGCCGACGTCGATCTCTGGATGGGAACGCTCAGCAAAGCGTTCGGAAGTTGCGGTGGATACATCGCGGGCAACAAGCCGCTCATCGAGTATCTCAAGTACACCTCGCCGGGTTTCGTGTACAGCGTCGGCATATCCCCCTCGAACGCAGCCGCGGCATTAGCTTCGTTGCGGCTCTTGGAAGAGGAGCCGGAGCGAGTCGCCCGGCTGGCGGAAAACTCGCGGCTGTTCCTGACGCTCGCCCAAGAGCAGGGGCTGAACACGGGCATGAGCAAGGACTCGGCCGTCGTGCCGGTGATCTTGGGCAACTCGCTGCACAGCCTGCAGCTTTCGCAGGAGCTGTTTGCCCGCGGGATCAACGTGCAGCCGATCCTCTATCCGGCGGTCGAGGAAAGCGCGGCGCGGCTGCGGTTCTTCATCACCGCTTTGCACACCGAGCAACAAATTCGCGAGACCGTCGCGGCCGTGGCCGAAGAACTAGCCAAAATCGATCCGGCTTACCTGCGCCAGCCGCGGGCAACGGCGGCCAACGGGCAGCGCAGCGCCGGCTCGGCTACGCGGAGACCGTAG